Proteins encoded together in one Pseudoalteromonas xiamenensis window:
- a CDS encoding carboxymuconolactone decarboxylase family protein, translating to MPLVTPLPQDANEEVKALATFFNETLGFCPNSVLTMQRRPHIAKAFINLNKAVMENHGRVTSEQKRLIGYLTSANTGCNYCQAHTILAAQRYGGSDERLAAIWQFRESTLFSAAEKAAFEFALAASSVPNAVDEIIERNLSLHWDEGEIVEILGVISLFGYLNRWNDSMATTLETGAIDAGKTLLTTSDWQVGKHTQ from the coding sequence ATGCCATTAGTTACCCCTTTGCCGCAAGATGCAAATGAAGAAGTTAAAGCGCTCGCGACCTTTTTCAATGAAACGTTAGGGTTTTGTCCAAACAGTGTGTTGACCATGCAGCGTAGGCCGCATATTGCAAAAGCGTTCATTAATTTGAACAAAGCGGTAATGGAAAATCATGGCCGAGTCACCTCTGAACAAAAGCGACTCATTGGCTATCTAACTTCAGCAAACACAGGATGTAACTACTGCCAGGCCCACACGATCTTAGCTGCACAGCGCTATGGCGGTAGTGATGAACGCTTGGCTGCCATTTGGCAATTTAGAGAAAGCACGTTGTTTAGTGCCGCGGAAAAAGCCGCATTTGAATTTGCACTTGCTGCTTCAAGTGTTCCTAATGCCGTAGATGAAATCATTGAACGCAATCTATCTTTGCATTGGGACGAAGGAGAAATCGTCGAAATTCTTGGCGTTATCTCACTTTTTGGCTATTTAAACCGTTGGAATGATTCAATGGCAACGACATTGGAAACCGGAGCAATTGATGCAGGGAAAACGTTGTTAACGACGTCGGATTGGCAGGTAGGTAAACATACCCAGTAG
- a CDS encoding MarR family winged helix-turn-helix transcriptional regulator, protein MSTKKPTQARRDAFVLSTEIEKPFDLLAHFPYRIAIVSNLLILDRDPLIRYEMDLDARSIRVLLNIGSYSPITAADVAYQSRLDPYSVTRAINDLTKRGLVKPAELSVGRAKPVMLSDEGVVLYRKLVELIEFRTEKLLAGLENDDIERLKVTLAAIEHNAEAMLAEHGQIVESKGEVLLVNSKNFFGGSSEVMGNNSFARF, encoded by the coding sequence ATGTCTACAAAAAAACCAACACAAGCACGAAGAGATGCTTTTGTACTTTCGACAGAGATTGAAAAGCCTTTTGATTTATTGGCTCATTTTCCGTATCGAATCGCGATAGTAAGCAACTTACTGATCTTGGATAGAGATCCTTTAATTCGCTACGAAATGGATCTCGATGCGCGTTCAATTCGAGTACTTTTAAACATCGGGTCATACTCACCGATTACGGCAGCGGACGTTGCCTATCAGTCGAGACTGGATCCGTACTCTGTGACCAGAGCAATAAACGACTTAACTAAACGCGGCTTAGTGAAACCGGCAGAACTTTCCGTGGGCAGAGCAAAGCCGGTAATGTTGAGTGATGAAGGCGTTGTACTCTATCGGAAACTGGTTGAATTAATTGAATTTAGGACAGAGAAGCTACTTGCTGGTTTGGAAAATGATGATATTGAACGATTGAAAGTGACCCTTGCCGCCATTGAGCACAACGCTGAAGCTATGCTGGCCGAGCATGGTCAGATTGTGGAATCTAAGGGGGAAGTCTTACTCGTGAACAGCAAGAATTTTTTCGGTGGCAGCAGCGAAGTAATGGGAAATAATTCTTTCGCTAGATTCTGA
- a CDS encoding PAS domain-containing protein → MSVREQELEEHMFFGQLVAQCSALELLKQLLMHSHHAVVITDADEDNGHKIVYANQVFCKNTGYSLAELVGMSPRILQGPESNFQVIKRIKPELAEKGFFYGASVNYRKDGSIYPVEWNISEIKDTDGKVTHYISIQKDLTNMKHLATQIRDSNKIFKQFYIKHRSSIERGLRKEHEVVDALIQNEKIYASSLRDADTSELFEEAFFDFSPGMNGALAGRDEKPPISAEVFMSEQPIEASDLSALLESIEEVDTEIGFLESQGISPQRIKNIAQRFQEVANNLYFCIEFNDGALIIDEVAKKLAIVENAQDIPYPFLVAFNKEVFDWLSGVFVSQTADNVFHGETHSVAAGHQLLAFL, encoded by the coding sequence ATGTCAGTGAGAGAACAAGAGCTTGAAGAACACATGTTTTTCGGTCAACTCGTCGCGCAATGCTCGGCTCTGGAACTTTTGAAACAGCTTTTAATGCACTCGCATCATGCAGTGGTCATTACTGACGCCGATGAAGACAATGGGCATAAAATTGTTTATGCAAATCAGGTATTTTGCAAAAATACCGGCTATTCATTGGCGGAACTCGTTGGCATGTCGCCGAGAATACTTCAAGGCCCTGAAAGTAACTTTCAAGTGATAAAAAGGATAAAACCAGAATTAGCCGAGAAAGGTTTTTTCTATGGTGCATCGGTCAACTACCGTAAAGATGGTTCGATTTATCCTGTTGAGTGGAATATCAGCGAAATTAAAGATACGGACGGTAAGGTCACGCATTACATTTCAATCCAAAAAGATTTGACCAATATGAAGCACTTGGCCACTCAAATCCGCGATTCAAATAAAATTTTTAAACAATTCTATATTAAACACAGGTCAAGTATTGAGAGAGGACTACGGAAAGAACACGAGGTGGTCGATGCGTTAATACAAAACGAAAAAATTTACGCGTCGAGTTTGCGAGATGCAGACACCAGTGAATTGTTTGAAGAGGCATTCTTCGACTTTTCGCCCGGTATGAATGGAGCGCTTGCAGGCAGAGATGAAAAACCCCCGATTTCTGCTGAAGTATTTATGTCTGAGCAACCAATCGAAGCCAGTGACCTATCTGCACTTCTTGAATCAATTGAAGAAGTGGACACCGAGATTGGGTTCTTGGAATCACAAGGTATATCACCACAACGAATTAAAAATATCGCTCAACGTTTTCAAGAAGTGGCTAACAATCTGTATTTTTGTATTGAGTTCAACGATGGAGCACTCATCATTGATGAAGTAGCGAAAAAACTGGCGATTGTCGAAAATGCACAAGATATTCCTTATCCTTTTTTGGTTGCTTTCAACAAAGAAGTATTTGATTGGTTAAGCGGAGTATTTGTCAGCCAAACTGCAGACAATGTGTTTCATGGTGAAACGCATTCGGTTGCAGCAGGGCATCAATTACTTGCATTTTTATAG
- a CDS encoding efflux RND transporter periplasmic adaptor subunit, whose amino-acid sequence MLGKSKFLLLSACLWIYPEAWAALPVKVENLTSEPLISELQIHGTVNGKNDVELAAGTAGLLEMVMPPGSYIKQGELIAKIDTISLELEKAQYQETLNRAKINLHFYEQELTRLTSLAKTNSAAVSQVDSMRNQRDLAKSDIAMAEIRLRQVDDKINRASLRAPFDGVVSERMKMANSEVNRADELVKFIDINNLEVRVFVPVKYIDAVSLQQVVKIQSSSSLNTARAEAQVDAIIPATDTRSQTFEIRATLEKQASGKWASGQLVDVTVPLLNQKNVLLVDRDALILRQGGVHIVKINDDNTAKRVTVTVGKGQGNRVEITPEDTSLLKVGDKIAVRGAERLNDGQAVEIQ is encoded by the coding sequence ATGTTAGGCAAATCAAAATTTCTATTATTGTCTGCATGTTTGTGGATTTACCCAGAGGCGTGGGCCGCACTTCCAGTAAAAGTGGAAAACTTAACATCGGAGCCCCTTATTTCTGAGTTGCAAATCCATGGAACAGTCAATGGTAAAAACGATGTTGAATTAGCCGCGGGGACGGCAGGATTGCTTGAAATGGTGATGCCTCCGGGTTCCTATATAAAGCAAGGTGAGCTGATTGCTAAAATTGATACCATTTCGCTCGAACTCGAAAAGGCACAGTATCAAGAGACTCTGAATCGCGCCAAAATCAATTTGCATTTTTATGAACAAGAGCTTACCCGATTAACGTCGCTTGCCAAAACAAACAGTGCCGCTGTGTCACAAGTGGACTCGATGCGAAATCAACGCGATCTGGCTAAGTCGGACATCGCGATGGCTGAAATTCGTTTACGGCAGGTCGACGACAAGATAAATCGTGCTTCGCTTCGTGCTCCTTTCGATGGTGTGGTAAGCGAACGGATGAAAATGGCAAACAGTGAGGTTAATCGTGCAGATGAACTTGTAAAGTTTATTGATATTAACAACTTAGAAGTCAGAGTTTTCGTCCCAGTGAAATACATTGATGCTGTCTCTTTGCAACAGGTTGTAAAAATTCAATCGAGCAGTAGTCTCAATACGGCTCGAGCAGAAGCTCAGGTTGATGCGATTATTCCTGCTACAGATACTCGTTCTCAAACCTTTGAAATTCGCGCCACACTTGAAAAACAAGCTTCAGGTAAATGGGCAAGTGGGCAATTGGTTGATGTTACCGTGCCGCTGCTTAACCAAAAGAATGTGCTGCTTGTTGACCGTGATGCACTTATTCTTCGTCAAGGTGGCGTACATATTGTTAAAATTAACGATGACAATACAGCGAAGCGAGTTACGGTTACAGTCGGTAAAGGACAGGGAAATCGTGTTGAAATCACCCCTGAAGATACGTCATTGTTAAAAGTTGGGGACAAAATAGCGGTTCGCGGTGCTGAACGTTTAAATGACGGACAAGCCGTAGAAATCCAATAA
- a CDS encoding efflux RND transporter permease subunit translates to MNLTKIALKNPAGVIVVLVLVALFGTLSIFKLPIQLTPDIEEPQITIISGWRQAAPEEMESMIIEPLENAVKNTPGALEVNTNISQGFGSINLTFAVGTDMQQATLDVLTNLNQAPPLPLDAMDPIVSAGGSGQAGGPNVATLLVVPLVYGEHTDMAQYQKAIDDLIEPRLARIPGISRVNLASERPKELRVTFDPHKAAALGISINDIRRTLASANDTSGGVADVGRRQYTVRFTGKYDINNLAQMRIGYSQERPIYLGDIAEVSETTTDRRALTLRNGKPAYYITLSRSNGANTVAVLDELNQTLKELNEGVLKEAGLSIELSYDASVHIRNALQLVKSNLGLGVLLALSILWLFLRGIRTTLIIASTIPVSLCVAFLALAAFDRSLNVVSLAGLAFAVGLVLDAAIIVQENISRLKSEGLENNKAALRGATQVAGALFASTATSVAIFLPILFMAGIEGQLFSDLALTLSIAVVASLISAVTLIPIANRYWPETPKADPFSKYWHRLTATIMKSTNTKVKQLTWIGALLGGSAAITILMLPQTDFMPRAPTDGFFYSLITPPGGNIGYMEDELAKRVKARLDPHYHKEKAPYIKDYNFYVFGSNAGGFVYSADPQRVEELMKVAREEIFTDLPDTQVFLFRGSMIQVANGGDGRTINLDLSGPDMPALLDAAKTALAAVTEAMPDATAQPQPSLDLSEPELRLAPNDRRITQAGLTRQDVAQAVQAFTNGMFISEYFNGNERMNVILRSKPWQNPEELSELPISTPLSGIQTLGELTSIERTVGPTQLRRINGKRTVSVLITPPASMSLQEAQTILQTQVLPKVKAVLPASSSAILAGNAQKMNSAIDEMTINFFLALFILFLLMTALFKSAKDSILVLLVMPMAVAGGVIALWLLNLFTFQSLDLLTMIGFIILLGLVVNNAILLVDQTREGERDGLTKSEAVKQAVLIRARPVYLSTLTSLFGMLPLMLMPGVGSEIYRGLATVIVGGMAVSAIFTLFLMPSLLLLGKQPKPTSKQESQKPHLNLVANQ, encoded by the coding sequence ATGAACTTAACCAAAATTGCACTCAAAAACCCAGCTGGCGTAATCGTTGTGCTGGTGTTAGTTGCCTTGTTTGGCACACTCAGTATTTTTAAGCTCCCTATTCAACTCACACCAGATATCGAGGAGCCTCAAATTACCATTATTTCCGGATGGCGGCAGGCTGCACCGGAAGAGATGGAATCCATGATCATTGAGCCCCTTGAAAACGCGGTGAAAAACACCCCTGGGGCACTCGAAGTAAACACCAATATTAGCCAGGGATTTGGTTCAATCAATTTGACCTTTGCTGTAGGTACCGATATGCAGCAAGCGACACTCGATGTTCTGACAAATTTAAACCAAGCTCCACCTTTACCACTTGATGCAATGGATCCAATTGTGAGTGCCGGTGGCAGTGGTCAGGCGGGCGGCCCCAATGTCGCTACGTTACTTGTCGTGCCATTGGTGTATGGCGAACACACGGACATGGCCCAGTACCAAAAAGCCATCGATGACTTAATTGAACCACGTCTTGCACGTATCCCTGGTATTTCTCGAGTTAACTTAGCCTCCGAACGTCCCAAAGAGCTTCGTGTTACATTCGATCCTCACAAAGCGGCTGCGCTGGGCATAAGTATTAACGATATTCGTCGTACTCTTGCTTCCGCAAACGACACCTCAGGTGGTGTCGCTGACGTAGGAAGACGTCAATATACTGTACGATTTACGGGAAAGTACGATATCAATAATCTCGCACAAATGCGCATTGGCTATTCTCAAGAAAGACCTATTTACTTGGGGGACATCGCAGAAGTCTCTGAAACGACGACAGACCGTAGAGCACTTACATTAAGAAATGGCAAGCCCGCATATTACATTACACTGTCGCGAAGCAACGGGGCTAATACCGTTGCTGTTCTCGACGAATTGAACCAAACACTTAAAGAGCTTAATGAAGGTGTGTTGAAAGAAGCCGGTCTATCAATCGAGCTCAGCTACGATGCTTCCGTTCATATCCGTAATGCTCTGCAATTGGTGAAAAGCAACCTAGGTCTCGGTGTACTGCTCGCGCTCAGTATCTTATGGTTATTTTTACGTGGTATCCGAACCACGTTGATTATTGCCTCGACGATACCCGTTTCACTGTGTGTCGCATTTCTTGCATTAGCGGCATTTGACCGCAGTTTGAACGTTGTGTCTCTTGCCGGACTCGCCTTTGCTGTTGGCTTAGTGTTGGATGCGGCCATCATCGTTCAAGAAAACATAAGCCGTCTTAAATCGGAGGGGCTCGAAAACAATAAAGCGGCGCTTCGCGGGGCAACACAAGTTGCAGGAGCCTTATTTGCATCAACAGCAACCAGCGTCGCTATCTTCCTGCCCATCTTATTTATGGCAGGTATCGAAGGCCAGCTTTTCTCCGATCTAGCACTAACCTTATCCATTGCAGTGGTTGCCTCGCTGATTAGCGCAGTCACATTAATCCCTATTGCAAACCGTTATTGGCCAGAAACGCCTAAAGCCGACCCTTTTTCGAAGTATTGGCATCGCTTAACCGCAACAATTATGAAATCGACCAACACCAAGGTAAAACAACTTACTTGGATTGGTGCGCTTTTGGGCGGTTCTGCCGCCATTACCATTTTAATGTTGCCACAGACAGACTTTATGCCAAGAGCGCCAACTGACGGATTCTTTTATTCACTTATTACCCCTCCAGGTGGCAACATTGGTTACATGGAGGATGAACTCGCAAAACGCGTCAAAGCAAGGCTTGACCCGCATTACCATAAAGAGAAAGCACCCTATATTAAAGACTACAACTTCTATGTTTTCGGTTCAAATGCAGGAGGCTTTGTCTACTCCGCTGACCCACAACGTGTAGAAGAATTGATGAAAGTCGCACGTGAAGAAATTTTCACGGACCTACCTGATACACAAGTATTTCTGTTCCGTGGCTCGATGATCCAAGTAGCAAATGGCGGAGATGGTCGCACCATAAACTTGGATTTGAGTGGCCCAGACATGCCCGCATTGTTGGATGCGGCAAAAACAGCCCTTGCCGCTGTAACGGAGGCCATGCCTGATGCAACGGCTCAGCCACAGCCCAGTCTCGACTTGTCAGAACCAGAATTGCGTCTAGCACCAAACGATCGTCGAATCACACAAGCGGGATTAACACGTCAAGACGTAGCTCAAGCAGTGCAAGCGTTTACCAATGGTATGTTTATCAGTGAGTACTTTAACGGTAATGAACGCATGAACGTCATTTTACGTTCAAAACCATGGCAGAATCCGGAAGAGTTGTCCGAACTCCCTATTTCAACACCGTTGTCCGGAATTCAAACACTTGGTGAATTGACGTCGATTGAACGCACTGTGGGCCCAACACAACTTCGTCGGATTAATGGAAAACGTACTGTCAGTGTCCTAATAACACCACCCGCAAGTATGAGCTTACAAGAAGCACAAACAATCCTTCAAACCCAAGTATTACCTAAAGTGAAAGCCGTGCTCCCCGCAAGTTCCAGTGCTATATTGGCTGGCAATGCGCAAAAGATGAATTCTGCTATTGATGAAATGACCATCAATTTCTTTCTAGCGCTGTTTATTCTTTTCTTATTGATGACGGCATTATTCAAGTCTGCAAAAGATAGCATCTTGGTGTTGCTTGTCATGCCTATGGCGGTAGCAGGTGGAGTCATTGCACTGTGGTTATTAAATTTGTTTACTTTCCAGTCTCTCGATTTACTGACGATGATTGGTTTTATCATTCTGCTTGGTCTGGTCGTCAATAATGCCATTTTGCTAGTTGATCAAACACGCGAAGGGGAACGTGATGGTTTAACAAAATCAGAAGCAGTAAAGCAAGCAGTACTTATTCGTGCTCGTCCTGTCTATCTTAGTACTTTAACTAGCCTCTTTGGCATGCTGCCATTGATGCTCATGCCTGGCGTTGGCTCAGAAATCTATCGGGGCCTCGCTACCGTTATCGTTGGCGGTATGGCGGTCAGTGCAATATTTACGCTTTTCTTGATGCCAAGCCTGCTACTTCTTGGGAAACAACCAAAACCAACAAGTAAACAAGAATCGCAGAAGCCGCATCTCAATTTAGTTGCCAATCAATAG
- the smpB gene encoding SsrA-binding protein SmpB produces the protein MTKKKSPKSTSNTIALNKKARHEYALHDKYEAGLELQGWEVKSIRAGKVNISDTYIHLKDGEAFLLGSQIQPLNSASTHVICDPMRYRKLLLSRRELDRLVGAVEREGFSLIATAMYWRKCWVKLEFHLAKGKKTHDKRADIKDRDWARDKDRLMKHKAR, from the coding sequence ATGACAAAGAAAAAATCTCCTAAATCAACCAGTAATACCATCGCGTTAAACAAAAAAGCACGCCATGAGTATGCACTGCACGACAAATACGAAGCTGGCCTTGAGTTACAAGGTTGGGAAGTAAAAAGTATTCGCGCAGGTAAAGTAAATATCTCAGATACCTATATCCATTTAAAAGATGGCGAAGCATTCCTGTTAGGTAGCCAAATCCAACCTCTCAACAGTGCATCGACTCATGTTATCTGCGATCCAATGCGCTATCGTAAACTATTGTTGAGTCGCCGAGAATTAGACCGTTTAGTCGGTGCTGTCGAACGTGAAGGTTTCTCGCTCATTGCTACGGCAATGTACTGGCGAAAATGTTGGGTGAAACTTGAATTCCATCTTGCCAAAGGTAAGAAAACTCACGATAAGCGAGCAGACATTAAAGACCGTGACTGGGCTCGAGATAAAGACAGATTAATGAAACATAAGGCAAGGTAA
- a CDS encoding type II toxin-antitoxin system RatA family toxin has translation MPQIEKSALVMYSTKEMFDLVNEVNAYPEFLPHCSGAKVIAVEGQKMTASLEISKAGMSKWFTTENQLVENHEVAMQLVDGPFKFLKGRWQFIALDEHACKVALKLDFEFSNKLVELAFGKVFNEVAKNMVAAFTQRAKQVYGVR, from the coding sequence ATGCCGCAGATAGAAAAAAGTGCATTGGTCATGTATAGCACCAAAGAGATGTTCGACTTAGTCAATGAAGTGAATGCATACCCTGAGTTTTTACCGCATTGTTCTGGTGCAAAAGTCATTGCCGTAGAAGGTCAAAAAATGACGGCGAGTTTGGAAATTTCCAAGGCAGGTATGAGTAAATGGTTTACCACTGAAAATCAGCTGGTAGAAAATCACGAAGTTGCTATGCAGTTAGTAGACGGCCCTTTTAAATTTTTAAAAGGGCGTTGGCAATTTATCGCGTTGGATGAACACGCTTGTAAAGTAGCGCTTAAATTAGACTTTGAGTTTTCAAATAAGTTGGTAGAGCTTGCTTTTGGTAAAGTGTTTAACGAGGTTGCTAAAAACATGGTGGCGGCTTTTACACAGCGAGCTAAACAGGTATACGGAGTCCGATAG
- a CDS encoding RnfH family protein: MIKVEVVYALPQQATCLSVDVAEGSTAEQVVLQSGILEKCPEIDPTNLTLGIWNRTCKGHQVVREGDRIEIYRPLIADPKAARRNRAEKAKQEGRANPVTGGRPLK, from the coding sequence GTGATCAAAGTGGAAGTTGTTTATGCATTACCACAGCAGGCCACGTGTTTGTCTGTTGATGTGGCTGAAGGTTCAACAGCTGAGCAGGTGGTTTTACAGTCCGGTATTTTGGAAAAATGTCCAGAAATTGATCCAACTAACTTAACGTTGGGCATTTGGAATCGAACCTGTAAAGGTCATCAAGTTGTTCGCGAAGGGGACAGAATAGAAATTTATCGCCCTTTGATTGCAGACCCTAAAGCTGCTCGCAGAAATCGAGCAGAAAAAGCCAAGCAAGAAGGTCGAGCAAACCCGGTGACAGGCGGAAGACCGCTTAAATAA
- a CDS encoding outer membrane protein assembly factor BamE, whose amino-acid sequence MLSYKTLLARLFSALLIVSLSGCANWVYRINIPQGNYLEQSDIDKLRINMTREQVLFVLGNPVAKDAFGNDSWHYAYTLNLGRDTEERQKLTVYFDNDKLTKIEGDFETPKDFNVPLEK is encoded by the coding sequence ATGTTGTCTTATAAAACGCTTCTAGCGCGACTTTTTTCAGCGCTACTCATTGTTTCTTTGTCTGGTTGTGCAAACTGGGTTTATCGTATCAACATTCCTCAGGGTAACTATTTGGAACAAAGCGATATAGATAAGCTACGGATCAATATGACGCGTGAGCAAGTGTTGTTTGTACTTGGTAATCCTGTTGCAAAAGACGCCTTTGGTAACGACTCATGGCATTATGCCTATACCCTGAATTTGGGTCGTGACACTGAAGAACGCCAAAAGCTCACCGTGTATTTCGATAACGACAAGTTGACCAAAATTGAAGGTGATTTTGAAACACCTAAAGATTTTAATGTACCTCTTGAGAAATAA
- a CDS encoding GIY-YIG nuclease family protein, which translates to MSEEKAVIWSLYIVETATGIWYTGITPDVEMRIAKHESGKGAKSLRGKGPLKLIFQIAVGSKSEAAILEYKVKRLTKAKKRLYVSTCGATIESISSETA; encoded by the coding sequence GTGAGTGAAGAAAAAGCGGTAATTTGGTCATTGTACATCGTTGAAACAGCAACAGGTATTTGGTACACCGGCATCACGCCAGACGTGGAAATGCGTATCGCAAAACACGAGTCTGGCAAAGGTGCGAAAAGCTTACGAGGGAAGGGACCTTTAAAGCTTATTTTTCAAATAGCGGTTGGCAGTAAAAGCGAAGCTGCAATACTTGAATATAAAGTAAAACGATTAACTAAAGCGAAAAAACGCCTCTATGTATCAACTTGTGGCGCGACAATTGAATCGATCAGTTCTGAAACTGCGTAG
- a CDS encoding M20/M25/M40 family metallo-hydrolase, with translation MRLLRISLIALSLSSGTSIANPQLIGDLQTLTSPQYLGRESGSLEPNQSAQYLYTRLRASGYKPQIQSFDFHTGWSASQRGHNVLAVLPCKRNPCLPSIIITAHYDHLGGVESRYYPGANDNASGVAALLFLADRLKQQQTNRDIVFLATDAEEKGLFGSHYYASNTPLENIGLNINLDMLAVNKKRTLYVLSSRHSGYEQIVQQLAPLNIKFRYTESVKRLGKWTDTPRTDWLRASDHYPFFKQGIPFLYIGMGEDEKHHSVRDTFQNVDVDAYQDAVYAVSELIDSIVAPQVDT, from the coding sequence ATGCGGTTGTTAAGAATTAGCCTTATTGCACTTAGCCTTTCGAGTGGAACCTCTATTGCAAATCCTCAATTAATTGGGGATTTGCAAACCTTAACAAGTCCTCAGTATCTAGGTCGAGAATCGGGGTCGTTAGAACCGAACCAGAGTGCGCAGTATTTGTATACTCGTCTGCGGGCATCCGGTTATAAGCCTCAAATTCAATCATTCGATTTTCACACTGGATGGTCCGCCAGTCAACGAGGTCACAATGTCCTCGCTGTTTTACCCTGCAAGAGAAATCCATGTCTACCGAGCATCATCATCACCGCACACTATGACCATTTAGGTGGTGTAGAAAGTAGATATTATCCAGGTGCAAACGATAATGCGTCAGGCGTGGCTGCGCTGCTCTTTCTTGCAGATAGACTGAAACAACAGCAAACTAATCGAGACATCGTATTTCTCGCGACTGATGCTGAAGAAAAAGGCTTATTCGGTTCACATTATTACGCAAGCAATACACCGCTAGAGAACATTGGGCTAAACATCAATCTCGATATGCTGGCGGTCAATAAAAAACGAACGTTGTATGTTTTATCAAGCAGACACTCAGGCTATGAACAAATCGTGCAACAGTTAGCACCTCTAAATATTAAATTCCGCTACACGGAGTCGGTAAAACGATTGGGAAAATGGACTGACACACCAAGAACTGACTGGCTCCGTGCATCCGATCATTACCCTTTCTTTAAACAAGGGATCCCGTTTCTTTACATTGGTATGGGTGAGGATGAAAAACATCATTCAGTTAGAGATACATTTCAAAACGTCGATGTCGACGCCTATCAAGATGCTGTCTACGCAGTTTCAGAACTGATCGATTCAATTGTCGCGCCACAAGTTGATACATAG
- a CDS encoding tetratricopeptide repeat protein, giving the protein MRQTTFRVTSVFIILLSLAGCQTTNQTTASHPYELLKQPQFRSMPVESQKEIFALDADIRSNLDRLFGDEDGSVMRAKQLMAFLMKNGDNAMSYQSGANLTASETFRNLNANCLSLSILAHSMSEYVGLKSQFQRVMIPEFWDQSHGYSLLTGHVNLKVSQKRLRNNGYYSYSLTEPDSLIVDFDPNSRQQHFKTEYITKDRITAMFYNNKGAIALIERDYDQAFSYMKAAIELDPEYSSSWGNLGVLLRASGAIESAERAYDHAYELDNNVTALGNLAILYRMTARENKAANIESRLEQRRAANPYYQIMLGNEAFESHDLYGALAHYRKARTLDPQLHFSYFGIAKVYYMLGDSSKARANLEAAYKLADYDHDKLKYTNKLRWLNAVVKN; this is encoded by the coding sequence ATGCGCCAAACAACTTTTAGAGTTACCTCCGTTTTCATCATTTTATTGTCGCTCGCGGGATGCCAAACAACGAATCAAACAACCGCTTCGCACCCTTATGAGCTTCTAAAACAACCTCAATTTCGGTCTATGCCCGTGGAGTCTCAAAAGGAAATTTTTGCTTTAGATGCCGATATTCGAAGTAATTTAGACCGATTATTTGGCGATGAAGATGGCAGTGTGATGCGCGCTAAACAATTGATGGCCTTTTTGATGAAAAATGGTGATAACGCCATGTCGTATCAATCTGGTGCCAACTTGACGGCAAGCGAGACCTTTAGAAATCTCAATGCAAACTGCTTGTCCTTGTCTATTCTCGCGCACAGCATGTCTGAATACGTTGGCTTAAAGTCGCAATTTCAACGTGTCATGATCCCTGAATTTTGGGATCAAAGTCATGGCTATAGCTTGTTAACTGGTCATGTAAATTTGAAGGTCTCACAAAAACGTCTTCGCAACAATGGCTACTATTCTTACTCACTCACCGAACCGGATTCGTTGATTGTTGACTTTGATCCAAACAGTAGACAACAGCACTTCAAAACCGAATACATTACCAAAGATCGAATCACCGCAATGTTTTACAACAATAAAGGCGCAATTGCGTTAATTGAAAGAGATTACGACCAAGCGTTTAGTTACATGAAGGCGGCGATTGAACTCGATCCTGAATACTCTTCATCATGGGGTAATTTGGGAGTGCTGCTACGAGCAAGCGGCGCAATAGAGTCTGCAGAGAGGGCTTACGATCACGCCTATGAACTCGATAACAATGTTACCGCTCTTGGTAATTTAGCCATTCTCTATCGCATGACAGCAAGAGAAAACAAAGCCGCCAACATAGAAAGTCGATTAGAGCAACGTCGAGCTGCAAACCCCTACTACCAAATCATGCTAGGGAATGAGGCATTTGAGAGCCATGATCTCTATGGAGCACTTGCACACTATCGAAAAGCACGTACTTTAGACCCTCAACTACATTTCAGCTATTTTGGTATCGCAAAGGTTTACTACATGTTAGGTGATAGCTCAAAAGCCCGAGCAAATCTGGAGGCGGCTTATAAACTCGCGGATTACGATCACGACAAGCTAAAATATACCAATAAATTACGGTGGTTGAATGCGGTTGTTAAGAATTAG